In Pseudomonas fluorescens, one genomic interval encodes:
- a CDS encoding TonB-dependent receptor: MYSFKQQLPRLTLAAALAMGLGPIAVYAQDSAAQVYTFDIASGPLDEVLLDISRQTGVPISFSQNLVQGKRSRAVRGALGGRQAVEKALLGSGLQVEQSAQGLSVREGEASTPVAAKVSAVAPATSADYRMEKVTVTGSRIARAQSDGATPVNVITHEEMEARGYKNVYDALATQTQNTGMTQGEDYGNTWQPAASAINLRGLGPNHTLVLINGRRVADYPTPYDGKVNFTNLANIPSAVIDRIEILSSGASAIYGSDAIAGVVNIILKKQINGIDVNLKGGTSERGGGDNQRLQISGGGSWGDFDGLFGLELTNRDPIWADDRGFMQSGPLADVGYRRDLSNNRYLGPGCGAYQGTFDNKLLNNAGRCRTDQMYNDYWTIQTQKENYDGYTRGTWHFSDSGQVFADLMYGLDHIQNNTRGPTFTSPDFINQNSGNLERWYRRYGEEEIGGRTSNNSKWTDTSWTGTLGLSDKIADTGWSYDLAANRSEYRSVRTTRYTPLSSIQDFYLGPQLGVSGGYPVFAPDASRLDRPLTPQEWEQFRSNLTQRSKSVSTSYNASINGDLFDLPAGPVGFAGVLEAGKQEYRVDPDDALNNGTFYGVSPAQSSGGSRKRYAAGGEFSIPVTDTVLATAAGRWDQYKFSGRSEQQKTYNLGLEWRPITSLLLRGSYGTSFRAPDLNYIYQSDSNGYYPAQIDYYGCSQGVQGACDRGRVDYTQSGTPDLESERGKSWTYGFVWSPSRNFDFSTDFWRVEIDDLLTTVDENRLLQQENECRNGTQDINSANCQSTLARIDRNPGNAAIDPNQLQRVRVNAINAASERVSGLDFKSNIRWGAGQYGAFSSALGYTLVLSHFYKESDEAPTQDWRTSRTNYDWRSKVNASLTWDYQKATATLMGIRYGSVTNGAGDGRLSPWTVFNASARYKLNDRASVGLTVNNVLNQIKHDDSSGWPYYPTGNYDPYGRQWWLDVSYHFGS, from the coding sequence ATGTATTCATTCAAACAACAATTACCGCGCCTGACCCTCGCCGCCGCATTGGCGATGGGGCTGGGGCCGATCGCGGTGTATGCGCAGGATTCTGCGGCCCAGGTCTACACCTTCGACATCGCCAGCGGCCCGTTGGATGAGGTCTTGCTGGACATCTCACGCCAGACCGGCGTACCGATTTCCTTCAGCCAGAATCTGGTGCAAGGCAAGCGCAGCCGTGCGGTACGCGGTGCGTTGGGCGGGCGTCAGGCCGTCGAGAAGGCCTTGCTCGGCAGCGGCCTGCAAGTCGAGCAAAGTGCCCAGGGCCTGAGCGTGCGCGAAGGTGAGGCGAGTACGCCGGTGGCGGCCAAAGTCAGCGCTGTGGCCCCAGCCACCAGCGCCGATTACCGCATGGAAAAAGTCACCGTTACCGGCTCGCGAATCGCCCGCGCGCAGAGCGATGGCGCGACCCCGGTCAACGTCATCACCCATGAAGAAATGGAAGCGCGCGGCTACAAGAACGTCTACGACGCCTTGGCGACGCAGACGCAAAACACCGGCATGACTCAGGGCGAGGACTACGGCAACACCTGGCAGCCAGCAGCCAGCGCAATCAACCTGCGTGGCCTCGGCCCCAATCACACGCTGGTGCTGATCAACGGCCGGCGCGTCGCCGATTACCCGACGCCATACGATGGCAAGGTCAACTTCACCAACCTGGCGAACATTCCCTCGGCAGTCATCGACCGTATCGAAATTCTCAGCAGCGGCGCCTCGGCGATCTACGGTTCGGACGCGATTGCCGGGGTGGTCAACATCATCCTCAAGAAGCAGATCAATGGCATCGACGTCAATCTCAAGGGCGGCACCAGCGAGCGCGGCGGTGGCGACAATCAGCGCCTGCAAATCAGCGGCGGCGGCAGCTGGGGCGACTTCGACGGCTTGTTCGGCCTGGAGCTGACCAACCGCGATCCGATCTGGGCCGACGATCGCGGCTTCATGCAGAGCGGCCCGCTGGCGGATGTCGGTTACCGTCGCGACCTGAGCAACAACCGCTACCTCGGCCCCGGTTGCGGCGCCTATCAAGGCACTTTCGATAACAAGCTGCTGAACAACGCGGGTCGTTGCCGCACCGATCAGATGTACAACGATTACTGGACGATCCAGACGCAAAAGGAAAACTACGACGGCTACACCCGCGGCACCTGGCACTTCAGCGACAGCGGTCAGGTGTTTGCCGACTTGATGTATGGCCTCGATCACATCCAGAACAACACCCGTGGCCCGACTTTTACTTCGCCGGACTTCATCAACCAGAACAGCGGCAATCTCGAGCGCTGGTATCGCCGTTACGGTGAAGAGGAAATCGGTGGTCGCACCAGCAACAACAGCAAGTGGACCGACACTTCATGGACCGGCACCCTCGGCCTCTCGGACAAGATCGCCGACACCGGCTGGAGCTATGATCTGGCGGCCAACCGCTCGGAGTACCGCAGCGTCCGAACCACGCGCTACACGCCGCTGTCATCGATTCAGGATTTCTACCTCGGCCCGCAATTGGGCGTGAGTGGCGGTTATCCGGTGTTCGCCCCGGACGCCTCGCGCCTCGATCGCCCGCTGACGCCACAAGAGTGGGAGCAGTTTCGCAGCAACCTGACCCAGCGCAGCAAGTCGGTTTCCACCAGCTACAACGCCTCGATCAATGGCGACTTGTTTGACCTGCCGGCCGGCCCGGTCGGATTCGCCGGCGTGCTGGAAGCGGGCAAGCAGGAATATCGCGTCGACCCGGATGACGCTCTGAATAACGGCACCTTTTATGGCGTGAGCCCGGCGCAAAGCTCCGGCGGTTCGCGCAAGCGCTACGCGGCGGGCGGCGAGTTCAGTATTCCGGTCACCGACACCGTGCTGGCCACCGCCGCCGGGCGTTGGGACCAATACAAATTCAGCGGCCGCAGCGAGCAGCAGAAAACCTATAACCTCGGCCTCGAATGGCGCCCGATCACCAGTCTTTTGCTGCGCGGCAGTTACGGCACCAGTTTCCGCGCGCCGGACCTGAACTACATCTACCAGTCCGACAGCAACGGTTACTACCCGGCGCAGATCGACTACTACGGTTGCAGCCAGGGCGTGCAGGGCGCGTGTGATCGTGGGCGGGTCGACTACACCCAGAGCGGCACCCCGGATCTTGAGTCCGAGCGCGGCAAATCCTGGACCTATGGGTTTGTCTGGTCGCCGTCGCGCAATTTCGATTTCTCCACCGATTTCTGGCGGGTCGAGATCGACGACCTGCTGACCACCGTCGACGAAAATCGCCTGTTGCAGCAAGAGAACGAATGCCGCAACGGCACCCAGGACATCAACTCGGCCAACTGCCAGTCGACCCTGGCGCGCATCGATCGCAACCCGGGCAATGCGGCGATTGACCCCAACCAGTTGCAACGGGTGCGGGTCAATGCGATCAACGCCGCCAGCGAGCGGGTCAGTGGTCTGGACTTCAAGAGCAACATCCGCTGGGGCGCCGGCCAGTACGGCGCGTTCAGTTCGGCGCTGGGCTACACCCTGGTGCTATCGCATTTCTACAAGGAGTCCGACGAGGCGCCGACTCAGGACTGGCGCACCTCACGCACCAACTACGACTGGCGCAGCAAGGTCAACGCCAGTCTGACCTGGGATTACCAGAAAGCCACGGCGACGCTGATGGGCATTCGCTATGGCTCGGTGACCAACGGTGCGGGTGACGGGCGCCTGTCGCCGTGGACGGTGTTCAACGCCAGTGCGCGATACAAACTCAATGACCGCGCCAGCGTCGGGCTGACCGTGAACAACGTGCTCAACCAGATCAAACACGATGACTCGTCTGGCTGGCCGTATTACCCGACCGGTAACTATGACCCGTACGGGCGGCAGTGGTGGCTGGATGTGAGTTATCACTTCGGCAGTTGA
- a CDS encoding FecR domain-containing protein: MRPDEAVIDEAAQWMALLQSGEASAGERAAFEAWRAADPRHQRIIEQMGGGLNLLRNPTLRGLPRNSLLHSLNAPSSRRRFVSGSLSVLGIAVLAGLLGRRYGWLPEVGELATGTGERRDFTLEDGSALSLNARTRVVARFDATQRLLALRSGELLVDVAKDPARPFVVETEHGRMRALGTKFLVQQGDDSTRLVMLHSQVEVVTAGGARQVVEAGESLLFNAQDILALERSTGQESAWVQGRLEVRDRPLSEVIESLRRYRRGILHLSPEVADLRLSGLYPLDDSDRTLQLLERSLPIRVTWHNPYWVSIGARL, encoded by the coding sequence ATGAGGCCGGACGAGGCGGTGATCGACGAGGCGGCGCAGTGGATGGCGCTGTTGCAGTCCGGCGAAGCCAGTGCTGGCGAGCGCGCGGCATTCGAAGCGTGGCGCGCGGCTGACCCACGGCATCAGCGGATCATCGAACAAATGGGCGGTGGCCTGAACCTGCTGCGCAACCCGACCTTGCGCGGGCTGCCGCGCAACAGTCTGCTGCACAGCCTGAATGCGCCGTCGAGCCGGCGGCGCTTTGTCAGTGGCAGCTTGAGCGTGCTCGGCATCGCGGTGCTGGCCGGTCTGCTCGGGCGCCGCTATGGCTGGCTGCCGGAAGTGGGGGAGTTGGCGACCGGCACCGGCGAGCGGCGCGATTTCACCCTGGAGGATGGCAGTGCGCTGAGCCTGAATGCGCGGACGCGGGTGGTGGCGCGATTCGATGCGACTCAACGCTTGCTGGCGCTGCGCTCGGGTGAGTTGCTGGTGGACGTCGCCAAGGATCCCGCGCGGCCGTTCGTGGTCGAGACCGAACATGGGCGGATGCGGGCGCTAGGGACGAAATTTCTGGTGCAACAGGGCGACGATTCTACGCGGCTGGTGATGCTGCATTCGCAGGTCGAAGTGGTCACCGCCGGTGGTGCGCGGCAAGTGGTGGAGGCGGGGGAGAGCCTGCTGTTCAACGCTCAGGACATTCTCGCACTGGAGCGCAGCACCGGCCAGGAAAGTGCCTGGGTGCAAGGTCGCCTGGAAGTGCGCGACCGGCCGCTGAGCGAAGTGATCGAAAGCCTGCGCCGCTATCGCCGGGGCATTCTGCACCTGAGTCCCGAGGTGGCCGATCTGCGCCTGAGCGGCCTCTATCCGCTCGATGACAGCGACCGCACCCTGCAACTGCTGGAGCGCTCGCTGCCGATCCGCGTCACCTGGCACAACCCCTATTGGGTCAGCATCGGCGCGCGGTTATAG
- a CDS encoding sigma-70 family RNA polymerase sigma factor encodes MGDVQNPHYRMIGQMFQKDYRWLCAAVGRTLGCPHSAQDIASETFLRVLALPDPSAIREPRALLTTIARRLVYEGWRRQDLERAYLESLALAPEPVHPSPEERALVIEALLAVDRLLNGLSAKAKAAFLYHQLDGLTYSEIGERLGVSTSRVQQYMVEAFKRCYQAMQA; translated from the coding sequence ATGGGGGATGTTCAAAACCCGCATTACCGGATGATTGGGCAAATGTTCCAAAAGGACTATCGCTGGCTGTGCGCTGCCGTTGGCCGCACGCTGGGTTGCCCGCACAGCGCACAGGACATCGCCTCGGAAACCTTTTTACGGGTGCTGGCCTTGCCGGACCCGAGCGCGATTCGCGAACCCAGGGCGCTGCTGACCACCATCGCCCGACGGTTGGTCTATGAAGGCTGGCGCCGCCAGGACCTGGAACGCGCTTATCTGGAAAGCCTGGCGCTGGCGCCGGAACCGGTGCATCCATCACCGGAAGAACGCGCGTTGGTGATCGAGGCGTTACTGGCGGTCGATCGCTTGCTCAATGGTTTGTCGGCCAAGGCCAAAGCCGCGTTTCTCTACCATCAGCTCGACGGTTTGACCTACAGCGAAATCGGCGAACGGCTCGGGGTTTCCACTAGCCGTGTGCAGCAGTACATGGTCGAAGCCTTCAAACGCTGCTATCAGGCGATGCAGGCATGA
- a CDS encoding hydrogenase maturation protein, translating into MRSLKIILLSSAFNGLTQRAWLELRQAGHSPSVVVFTDEASVCEQIEHSGADLVICPFLKDRVPQALWSNARRPVVIIHPGIVGDRGASALDWAITNELTRWGVTALQAVEEMDAGPVWATCEFNLPSGLRKSELYNGRVSDAAIRCIREVVEKFIDGFVPVALDYTDPNVRGRLQPNMKQADRTFSWHDCSRFIKRCIDAADGQPGVLASLAGGQYYVYDAHLDQRTGIPGKILAVHDDAVLMATGDHSLWIGSLRRKPLPGEETFKQPARHVLAGQLEGVPTLDWSIASEPFNDEAYQPIRYRESGHVGELTFEFYNGAMSTEQCQRMVEALRWAKSRDTRVLLIKGGRGSFSNGVHLNVIQSAQDPGAEAWANIQAIDDVCAELLSARQLVVSGVTGNAGAGGVMLALAADIVFARADIVLNPHYKSMGLYGSEYWTYSLPRAVGPAMAEQLTQACLPVSATQALQLGMVQEIGPRCPDEFSLWLLQRANAALTDPTYAAVRERKLRVDQVLIKQCRENELQEMQEDMLYNRNQFAEKCSNFVYKRKACGTPARLVEDWARVRSTELAS; encoded by the coding sequence ATGCGATCACTGAAGATTATTCTGCTGTCATCGGCCTTCAACGGCCTGACTCAACGCGCCTGGCTGGAACTGCGTCAGGCCGGGCACTCGCCCAGCGTCGTGGTGTTCACCGACGAGGCGTCGGTGTGCGAACAGATCGAACACAGCGGCGCCGATCTGGTGATCTGCCCGTTCCTCAAGGACCGCGTACCGCAGGCGCTGTGGAGCAATGCGCGGCGCCCGGTGGTGATTATCCACCCGGGCATCGTCGGTGATCGTGGCGCCAGCGCGCTGGACTGGGCGATCACCAACGAACTCACACGCTGGGGCGTGACCGCGCTGCAAGCGGTGGAAGAAATGGACGCTGGCCCGGTCTGGGCCACCTGCGAATTCAATCTGCCGTCGGGCTTGCGCAAGTCCGAGCTGTACAACGGGCGGGTCAGCGATGCGGCGATTCGCTGCATTCGCGAAGTGGTCGAGAAGTTCATCGACGGCTTCGTTCCGGTCGCACTGGATTACACCGACCCCAACGTCCGCGGCCGCTTGCAGCCGAACATGAAGCAGGCCGATCGCACCTTCAGCTGGCACGACTGCTCACGGTTCATCAAACGCTGCATCGACGCTGCGGACGGCCAGCCCGGGGTCTTGGCAAGCCTGGCCGGCGGGCAGTATTACGTGTACGACGCGCACCTCGATCAGCGCACCGGGATTCCCGGCAAAATCCTCGCGGTGCATGACGACGCGGTGCTGATGGCGACCGGCGATCACAGCCTGTGGATCGGCTCGCTGCGGCGCAAACCACTGCCCGGCGAAGAGACCTTCAAGCAACCGGCGCGGCATGTGCTGGCCGGGCAACTGGAGGGTGTGCCGACCCTCGACTGGTCGATCGCCAGCGAGCCGTTCAACGACGAGGCCTATCAGCCGATCCGCTACCGCGAATCCGGGCATGTCGGCGAGCTGACGTTCGAGTTCTACAACGGTGCGATGAGCACCGAACAGTGCCAGCGCATGGTTGAAGCGCTGCGCTGGGCCAAGTCTCGGGACACTCGCGTGCTGTTGATCAAGGGCGGGCGCGGCAGCTTCTCCAACGGCGTGCACCTGAACGTGATCCAGTCGGCGCAGGACCCCGGCGCTGAAGCGTGGGCGAATATTCAGGCGATCGACGATGTCTGCGCCGAACTGCTCAGCGCGCGGCAACTGGTGGTCAGCGGCGTGACCGGCAATGCCGGGGCCGGCGGCGTGATGCTCGCACTGGCTGCTGACATCGTGTTTGCCCGGGCCGACATCGTGCTCAATCCGCATTACAAAAGCATGGGCCTGTATGGCTCGGAATACTGGACCTACAGCCTGCCCCGCGCCGTCGGCCCGGCGATGGCCGAGCAACTGACCCAGGCCTGCCTGCCGGTCAGTGCCACGCAGGCGCTGCAACTGGGCATGGTCCAGGAAATCGGCCCGCGCTGCCCGGATGAGTTTTCCTTGTGGTTGCTGCAACGGGCCAACGCGGCGCTGACCGACCCGACCTACGCTGCCGTGCGCGAGCGCAAGTTGCGGGTTGATCAGGTGCTGATCAAGCAATGCCGGGAAAACGAACTGCAAGAGATGCAGGAAGACATGCTCTACAACCGCAACCAGTTTGCCGAGAAGTGCAGTAACTTCGTCTACAAGCGCAAGGCCTGCGGCACGCCGGCGCGATTGGTGGAAGACTGGGCGCGGGTGCGTTCGACCGAGTTGGCCAGTTGA